The nucleotide sequence GAATGACGCCGGGCGTGGCGTCGTCCAACACGATCTCCGGACTCAGCCAGGCGCCCAGGGTTTCGCGCACTCCGGGCTGGTAAAAATACACCCGTCCGAAACCGCGCACAGGCTGGTTGGGATCAGGCCCGGGAGTCGGCGCAGGCCCGAGGTCAGCCACGGCCGCGGGTGAGAGGGCCTGGTACGCGCCCTGATCCAGCCCTTCAAACACGAAGATATAGTCGCGCCACCGGGTGCGATTGGCCAGATCCCAGTACAGCATCGTCCCCCCTTCAAAAAACTGCACCGATCCCTTGCCGGCGCTTTCCGCGACCAGAGGGCAGCCCAGGCCCACGCGGACATTGACGTTTTCCCTGAACAGTCGCCCGAAACCGCCGGCCAGCAACTCATCCCGGCAGGCGGCCACTTCCGTGGCCGTGGGGGTCTCGGTGGGCCTGGGGGTGGCCGTTGGCGCTTCGGTAGGGATGGGCGTGGCCGAGGGAAGAGGCAGAGCTGTGGGGGCCTCGGTGGGCCTGGGGGTCGCCGTAGGATCGGGAGGCGCCGTGGAGGCCGCGGTCGGGGTGATGCCCGGCGTTGCCGTTGGCGCCGGGCTGGCTGTCGCCGTCGAGGTTGCGCTGGTGGTTGCCGTAGGCGCCGCGATCCCCGGCACGGTTGCCGTGGGTGGCTCAGTGCTGGGACTGGTCGCCGCAGTCGTGGTTTCGCCGAGAACCAGAGGCAGACTGGCGGAAGGCAGGGGCGGAGGTGGCGTACCGCCTGCGGAGCCGCCTCCGTTCGTAATCCAGACCAGGGTCAGCGCCAGCCCGCCCAGCGCCAGCACCGCTGCCAGAACCGTTAGCCACGGGCCAGACTGTATGCTTTGCGTCGCGGGACTCCCGGCTCCGGCCGTTGCCACGGTTGCGGCGCCCGGCGCCGGAGCGGTCGGCAAAGGGGCCGGGCGGGCGAGAGTGGCTCCGGCCAGCGCCAGGGCGGGCGTAGGGCCGGGCATAGTCGCCTCGCCGGCGCCCCGGGCCACGAGCCGCAGATCGCGC is from Chloroflexaceae bacterium and encodes:
- a CDS encoding protein kinase, which codes for MVRSLIHQHIGRYYIKELLGRGGMAAVYRAADTVLQRDVALKVLYPHFSDDPAVVERFKREAVTAASLAHPHIVAVYDVGEQDGLVFIAMQLLTGRTLQDRLQETGTLNLEALLEVLAPVAEALDYAHARGVIHRDVKPGNIFLSDAAEGPGVVLADFGIAKQLDMPGLTTTGALIGTPDYMAPEQIAGGQVGPPGDVYALGMLTYRALTGRRAFDGSVQDVLLGHLYGQPAPPSQVNPALPPALDAVLARATARNPADRYQSAGAFVRDLRLVARGAGEATMPGPTPALALAGATLARPAPLPTAPAPGAATVATAGAGSPATQSIQSGPWLTVLAAVLALGGLALTLVWITNGGGSAGGTPPPPLPSASLPLVLGETTTAATSPSTEPPTATVPGIAAPTATTSATSTATASPAPTATPGITPTAASTAPPDPTATPRPTEAPTALPLPSATPIPTEAPTATPRPTETPTATEVAACRDELLAGGFGRLFRENVNVRVGLGCPLVAESAGKGSVQFFEGGTMLYWDLANRTRWRDYIFVFEGLDQGAYQALSPAAVADLGPAPTPGPDPNQPVRGFGRVYFYQPGVRETLGAWLSPEIVLDDATPGVIQFYEQGAMIYTPIYRSAERASIFVLYNTGRFERYNDN